From a single Phragmites australis chromosome 7, lpPhrAust1.1, whole genome shotgun sequence genomic region:
- the LOC133925088 gene encoding DNA-directed RNA polymerases IV and V subunit 2-like isoform X2, which yields MEEPPKESQESPNGSDSELEPMIMDDNGLGNSHKVDEANRESLIDVDRGQSSMDVDMKGKSSLDDGAKGKSSSNPHAKVPIDMSVESLEKFCKEASRSFFDEIGLISHQINSYNEFVSHGLQELFDSLGEVIVEPGYDPSKKGSGGWKHGIIKFGRVKLQRPVFWSGKDEVDIDFKPRHARLQNMTYASKIKVEVNIQVYSLEKSDKSKTGNDGFVQKRDFINETHWISIGRLPVMVKSNLCLLHSLKESDCLFDSGGYFLVKGMEKVFIAQEQRCLSRIWIADRPCWTVSFMSQIKRRRIYVKLVESTKSEYFSGSKIISISFLYATMPVWLMFFALGISSDKEAFDVIDMQDSDASVINTISATIKESDELCEGFRNSEKACQYVDELIKNSKFPPAESFDDYVARFLFPDISGNRNKALFLGYMVKCLLMAFTGKRKCDNKDDFRNKRLDLAGELLGRELRAHIRHAERRMVKAIQRDLNSDRELQDLERYLDASIVTNGLNRAFSTGSWCHPYKRNERCSGIVATLRRTNPLQMMSDLRKTRQRVAYAGKAGDARYPNPSYWGKLCFMSTPDGENCGLVKNLAVTAIVSSRVVQPLIDSFISCGMNKLDEIPNEKVTRMDKIFLNGNWVGSCTDSASFVLRLRCMRRSSLIDPQVEIKRDMHQKEVRVFSDAGRILRPLIVVENLNKIRKPKGRSYTFQELMQQEIIEFIGVEEEEDIQCAWGIRRLLGSEGEISGYTHCELDPSFLLGLSCGIIPFANHNFARRVLYQSEKHSQQAIGYSTTNPCIRVDTLSHQLYYPQRPLFKTVIADCLGRSDYTFGRKDDFARPEYFNGQNAIVAVNVHQGFNQEDSLVMNRASLERGMFRTEHLRSYKAEVENKDFHKRLKKEKIDFGKMESKKGRVDNLDDDGLPYIGASLQTNDIVIGKVSETGEDHSIKLKHTEKGMVQKVLLSANDEGKNFAVVTLRQGDGWTQMGCLPG from the exons ATGGAAGAGCCACCGAAGGAAAGTCAGGAATCACCAAATGGCTCTGATTCTGAGCTGGAACCTATGATAATGGATGACAATGGATTGGGAAATTCCCATAAAGTGGATGAGGCAAACAGGGAGTCCCTTATAGATGTTGACAGAGGGCAGTCTTCTATGGATGTGGATATGAAGGGAAAATCATCCCTTGATGATGGTGCCAAAGGAAAGTCTTCTTCCAATCCACACGCAAAAGTTCCAATTGACATGAGTGTGGAAAGCTTGGAGAAATTTTGCAAAGAAGCATCAAGGTCCTTTTTTGATGAAATTGGTCTGATTAGCCATCAGATAAATTCCTACAATGAGTTTGTCTCCCATGGGCTCCAGGAGCTTTTTGATTCGCTTGGGGAAGTGATTGTTGAACCTGGCTATGATCCTTCAAAGAAAGGATCAGGTGGCTGGAAGCATGGCATCATCAAGTTTGGGAGAGTGAAGCTTCAAAGGCCTGTATTTTGGTCTGGCAAAGATGAAGTTGATATTGATTTTAAACCGAGGCATGCTCGCCTCCAGAATATGACATATGCTTCCAAAATTAAAGTAGAAGTGAATATTCAG GTTTATTCTTTAGAGAAAAGTGACAAGTCTAAAACGGGGAATGATGGTTTTGTTCAAAAAAGAGACTTTATTAATGAAACTCATTGGATATCTATTGGTCGCCTTCCAGTTATGGTGAAATCAAATTTATGCTTGCTGCATAGTCTCAAGGAAAGTGACTGCCTGTTTGACTCTGGTGGATACTTTTTGGTCAAGGGAATGGAGAAG GTATTCATTGCTCAGGAGCAAAGATGCCTGAGCAGGATTTGGATTGCTGACCGTCCTTGCTGGACTGTCTCTTTTATGTCTCAAATCAAACGAAGACGCATATATGTAAAACTAGTTGAATCTACAAAGAGTGAATATTTTAGTGGGAGTAAAATCATTTCCATCTCCTTTTTGTATGCGACTATGCCAGTTTGGTTGATGTTTTTTGCCCTAGGCATATCATCAGATAAGGAAGCCTTTGATGTGATAGATATGCAAGACTCTGATGCTTCTGTTATCAACACGATATCTGCGACTATCAAAGAATCTGATGAACTGTGTGAAGGCTTTCGTAATTCAGAAAAAGCCTGTCAATATGTTGATGAGttgataaaaaattcaaaatttcctCCAGCGGAATCCTTTGATGACTATGTTGCTAGGTTTCTCTTTCCTGATATTAGTGGAAATAGGAACAAAGCACTTTTCTTAGGTTACATGGTGAAATGCCTGCTTATGGCTTTCACTGGGAAGCGCAAGTGTGATAATAAGGATGATTTCCGGAACAAGAGGTTGGACTTGGCTGGTGAATTGCTTGGAAGGGAACTTCGGGCACATATTAGGCATGCAGAGAGACGCATGGTTAAGGCCATTCAGAGAGATTTGAATAGTGACCGTGAGTTACAAGATCTTGAGCGTTATCTGGATGCATCGATTGTTACTAACGGTCTAAATCGTGCCTTTTCCACTGGTTcttggtgccatccctacaaaAGAAATGAACGGTGCTCAGGAATTGTTGCAACTCTAAGGAGAACAAATCCTCTTCAAATGATGTCAGACTTGAGGAAAACCCGTCAGCGGGTTGCTTATGCTGGGAAAGCTGGTGACGCGAGATATCC GAATCCGTCCTACTGGGGAAAGCTCTGTTTTATGTCCACTCCTGATGGTGAAAACTGTGGACTCGTGAAAAATCTAGCTGTTACTGCTATTGTTAGCTCTAGGGTGGTGCAGCCTTTGATTGACAGCTTCATTTCTTGTGGAATGAATAAGCTGGATGAAATTCCTAATGAGAAGGTTACAAGAATGGACAAGATCTTTCTGAATGGCAATTGGGTAGGGTCTTGTACTGATTCAGCTTCATTTGTCTTGCGATTAAGGTGCATGAGACGCAGCAGTCTGATTGATCCACAG GTTGAAATCAAAAGGGACATGCACCAAAAGGAGGTTCGTGTGTTCTCTGACGCAGGGCGAATCCTCAGACCCCTTATTGTGGTTGAAAATCTGAATAAAATCAGAAAACCAAAGGGCCGCTCTTACACTTTCCAGGAATTAATGCAACAAGAAATAATTGAGTTCATTGGTgttgaagaggaggaagatatACAATGTGCCTGGGGAATCAGGCGTTTGTTGGGGAGTGAAGGAGAGATCTCTGGTTATACTCACTGTGAGCTGGACCCCTCTTTTCTTCTGGGATTAAGTTGTGGTATTATTCCTTTTGCAAACCACAACTTCGCTCGGAGGGTATTGTACCAATCTGAAAAACACTCACAGCAAGCTATTGGATACTCTACAACAAATCCATGCATCAGAGTTGATACTCTTTCTCATCAACTGTATTATCCTCAGAGGCCTCTTTTCAAAACAGTTATAGCCGACTGTCTTGGCAGATCGGATTATacttttggaagaaaagatgaCTTTGCTAGGCCAGAATATTTCAATGGCCAAAATGCGATTGTGGCAGTCAATGTTCATCAGGGGTTTAACCAAGAGGATTCGCTGGTTATGAATAGGGCTTCTCTTGAACGAGGTATGTTTAGGACTGAACACCTCAGGAGCTATAAGGCAGAAGTAGAAAACAAAGACTTCCACAAACGACTGAAGAAGGAAAAGATAGACTTTGGAAAAATGGAAAGCAAGAAAGGACGGGTCGACAATCTTGATGATGATGGCTTACCTTACATTGGTGCAAGTCTTCAGACCAATGACATTGTTATCGGGAAAGTCTCAGAAACTGGAGAAGACCACAGTATTAAGCTGAAGCATACTGAAAAGGGAATGGTACAGAAAGTTTTGCTTTCAGCAAATGATGAAGGGAAGAATTTTGCTGTTGTTACTCTAAGACAG GGAGATGGATGGACCCAGATGGGCTGCTTGCCTGGTTGA
- the LOC133925088 gene encoding DNA-directed RNA polymerases IV and V subunit 2-like isoform X1 has product MEEPPKESQESPNGSDSELEPMIMDDNGLGNSHKVDEANRESLIDVDRGQSSMDVDMKGKSSLDDGAKGKSSSNPHAKVPIDMSVESLEKFCKEASRSFFDEIGLISHQINSYNEFVSHGLQELFDSLGEVIVEPGYDPSKKGSGGWKHGIIKFGRVKLQRPVFWSGKDEVDIDFKPRHARLQNMTYASKIKVEVNIQVYSLEKSDKSKTGNDGFVQKRDFINETHWISIGRLPVMVKSNLCLLHSLKESDCLFDSGGYFLVKGMEKVFIAQEQRCLSRIWIADRPCWTVSFMSQIKRRRIYVKLVESTKSEYFSGSKIISISFLYATMPVWLMFFALGISSDKEAFDVIDMQDSDASVINTISATIKESDELCEGFRNSEKACQYVDELIKNSKFPPAESFDDYVARFLFPDISGNRNKALFLGYMVKCLLMAFTGKRKCDNKDDFRNKRLDLAGELLGRELRAHIRHAERRMVKAIQRDLNSDRELQDLERYLDASIVTNGLNRAFSTGSWCHPYKRNERCSGIVATLRRTNPLQMMSDLRKTRQRVAYAGKAGDARYPNPSYWGKLCFMSTPDGENCGLVKNLAVTAIVSSRVVQPLIDSFISCGMNKLDEIPNEKVTRMDKIFLNGNWVGSCTDSASFVLRLRCMRRSSLIDPQVEIKRDMHQKEVRVFSDAGRILRPLIVVENLNKIRKPKGRSYTFQELMQQEIIEFIGVEEEEDIQCAWGIRRLLGSEGEISGYTHCELDPSFLLGLSCGIIPFANHNFARRVLYQSEKHSQQAIGYSTTNPCIRVDTLSHQLYYPQRPLFKTVIADCLGRSDYTFGRKDDFARPEYFNGQNAIVAVNVHQGFNQEDSLVMNRASLERGMFRTEHLRSYKAEVENKDFHKRLKKEKIDFGKMESKKGRVDNLDDDGLPYIGASLQTNDIVIGKVSETGEDHSIKLKHTEKGMVQKVLLSANDEGKNFAVVTLRQVRSPCLGDKFSSMHGQKGVVGFLESQENFPFTRQGIVPDIVINPHAFPTRQTPGQLLEAALGKGIALGGTMRYATPFTTASVDVIAEQLHKAGFSRWGAESVLNGRTGERMHSLIFMGPTFYQRLIHMAEDKVKFRNTGPVHPLTRQPVADRKRFGGVKFGEMERDCLLAHGAAANLHERLFMLSDFSQMHACQTCERVANVIMRCVPGGKKIRGPYCGFCKSSENIVRINVPYGAKLLYQELFSMGICLKFETEVC; this is encoded by the exons ATGGAAGAGCCACCGAAGGAAAGTCAGGAATCACCAAATGGCTCTGATTCTGAGCTGGAACCTATGATAATGGATGACAATGGATTGGGAAATTCCCATAAAGTGGATGAGGCAAACAGGGAGTCCCTTATAGATGTTGACAGAGGGCAGTCTTCTATGGATGTGGATATGAAGGGAAAATCATCCCTTGATGATGGTGCCAAAGGAAAGTCTTCTTCCAATCCACACGCAAAAGTTCCAATTGACATGAGTGTGGAAAGCTTGGAGAAATTTTGCAAAGAAGCATCAAGGTCCTTTTTTGATGAAATTGGTCTGATTAGCCATCAGATAAATTCCTACAATGAGTTTGTCTCCCATGGGCTCCAGGAGCTTTTTGATTCGCTTGGGGAAGTGATTGTTGAACCTGGCTATGATCCTTCAAAGAAAGGATCAGGTGGCTGGAAGCATGGCATCATCAAGTTTGGGAGAGTGAAGCTTCAAAGGCCTGTATTTTGGTCTGGCAAAGATGAAGTTGATATTGATTTTAAACCGAGGCATGCTCGCCTCCAGAATATGACATATGCTTCCAAAATTAAAGTAGAAGTGAATATTCAG GTTTATTCTTTAGAGAAAAGTGACAAGTCTAAAACGGGGAATGATGGTTTTGTTCAAAAAAGAGACTTTATTAATGAAACTCATTGGATATCTATTGGTCGCCTTCCAGTTATGGTGAAATCAAATTTATGCTTGCTGCATAGTCTCAAGGAAAGTGACTGCCTGTTTGACTCTGGTGGATACTTTTTGGTCAAGGGAATGGAGAAG GTATTCATTGCTCAGGAGCAAAGATGCCTGAGCAGGATTTGGATTGCTGACCGTCCTTGCTGGACTGTCTCTTTTATGTCTCAAATCAAACGAAGACGCATATATGTAAAACTAGTTGAATCTACAAAGAGTGAATATTTTAGTGGGAGTAAAATCATTTCCATCTCCTTTTTGTATGCGACTATGCCAGTTTGGTTGATGTTTTTTGCCCTAGGCATATCATCAGATAAGGAAGCCTTTGATGTGATAGATATGCAAGACTCTGATGCTTCTGTTATCAACACGATATCTGCGACTATCAAAGAATCTGATGAACTGTGTGAAGGCTTTCGTAATTCAGAAAAAGCCTGTCAATATGTTGATGAGttgataaaaaattcaaaatttcctCCAGCGGAATCCTTTGATGACTATGTTGCTAGGTTTCTCTTTCCTGATATTAGTGGAAATAGGAACAAAGCACTTTTCTTAGGTTACATGGTGAAATGCCTGCTTATGGCTTTCACTGGGAAGCGCAAGTGTGATAATAAGGATGATTTCCGGAACAAGAGGTTGGACTTGGCTGGTGAATTGCTTGGAAGGGAACTTCGGGCACATATTAGGCATGCAGAGAGACGCATGGTTAAGGCCATTCAGAGAGATTTGAATAGTGACCGTGAGTTACAAGATCTTGAGCGTTATCTGGATGCATCGATTGTTACTAACGGTCTAAATCGTGCCTTTTCCACTGGTTcttggtgccatccctacaaaAGAAATGAACGGTGCTCAGGAATTGTTGCAACTCTAAGGAGAACAAATCCTCTTCAAATGATGTCAGACTTGAGGAAAACCCGTCAGCGGGTTGCTTATGCTGGGAAAGCTGGTGACGCGAGATATCC GAATCCGTCCTACTGGGGAAAGCTCTGTTTTATGTCCACTCCTGATGGTGAAAACTGTGGACTCGTGAAAAATCTAGCTGTTACTGCTATTGTTAGCTCTAGGGTGGTGCAGCCTTTGATTGACAGCTTCATTTCTTGTGGAATGAATAAGCTGGATGAAATTCCTAATGAGAAGGTTACAAGAATGGACAAGATCTTTCTGAATGGCAATTGGGTAGGGTCTTGTACTGATTCAGCTTCATTTGTCTTGCGATTAAGGTGCATGAGACGCAGCAGTCTGATTGATCCACAG GTTGAAATCAAAAGGGACATGCACCAAAAGGAGGTTCGTGTGTTCTCTGACGCAGGGCGAATCCTCAGACCCCTTATTGTGGTTGAAAATCTGAATAAAATCAGAAAACCAAAGGGCCGCTCTTACACTTTCCAGGAATTAATGCAACAAGAAATAATTGAGTTCATTGGTgttgaagaggaggaagatatACAATGTGCCTGGGGAATCAGGCGTTTGTTGGGGAGTGAAGGAGAGATCTCTGGTTATACTCACTGTGAGCTGGACCCCTCTTTTCTTCTGGGATTAAGTTGTGGTATTATTCCTTTTGCAAACCACAACTTCGCTCGGAGGGTATTGTACCAATCTGAAAAACACTCACAGCAAGCTATTGGATACTCTACAACAAATCCATGCATCAGAGTTGATACTCTTTCTCATCAACTGTATTATCCTCAGAGGCCTCTTTTCAAAACAGTTATAGCCGACTGTCTTGGCAGATCGGATTATacttttggaagaaaagatgaCTTTGCTAGGCCAGAATATTTCAATGGCCAAAATGCGATTGTGGCAGTCAATGTTCATCAGGGGTTTAACCAAGAGGATTCGCTGGTTATGAATAGGGCTTCTCTTGAACGAGGTATGTTTAGGACTGAACACCTCAGGAGCTATAAGGCAGAAGTAGAAAACAAAGACTTCCACAAACGACTGAAGAAGGAAAAGATAGACTTTGGAAAAATGGAAAGCAAGAAAGGACGGGTCGACAATCTTGATGATGATGGCTTACCTTACATTGGTGCAAGTCTTCAGACCAATGACATTGTTATCGGGAAAGTCTCAGAAACTGGAGAAGACCACAGTATTAAGCTGAAGCATACTGAAAAGGGAATGGTACAGAAAGTTTTGCTTTCAGCAAATGATGAAGGGAAGAATTTTGCTGTTGTTACTCTAAGACAG GTTCGATCACCGTGCCTTGGAGATAAGTTTTCCAGCATGCATGGCCAGAAAGGTGTTGTTGGCTTTCTAGAATCTCAGGAGAACTTCCCATTTACCCGCCAAGGAATAGTCCCAGATATTGTGATAAATCCACATGCCTTCCCAACACGTCAAACTCCTGGCCAGCTGCTTGAAGCTGCTTTGGGGAAGGGAATAGCCCTCGGAGGTACAATGAGATATGCTACACCATTCACCACAGCATCAGTTGATGTTATTGCAGAACAGTTGCACAA GGCTGGATTTTCAAGATGGGGAGCCGAAAGTGTTCTCAATGGCCGAACGGGTGAAAGGATGCACTCCTTGATTTTCATGGGCCCTACCTTTTATCAAAGGCTGATTCACATGGCCGAAGATAAGGTGAAATTCCGGAACACTGGGCCAGTGCACCCACTCACAAGGCAGCCTGTCGCCGACAGGAAAAGGTTTGGCGGAGTTAAGTTTGGAGAAATGGAGCGTGATTGCCTCCTCGCCCATGGGGCAGCTGCCAACCTCCATGAGCGGCTCTTCATGCTCAGTGACTTCTCTCAGATGCACGCCTGCCAGACATGTGAGCGGGTGGCTAATGTTATCATGAGGTGCGTCCCTGGAGGAAAAAAGATCCGTGGCCCGTACTGCGGCTTTTGCAAATCTTCAGAGAACATTGTTAGGATCAATGTGCCATATGGTGCAAAATTGCTCTACCAGGAGCTCTTTAGTATGGGGATATGTCTGAAGTTTGAGACGGAAGTTTGTTAG
- the LOC133925087 gene encoding uncharacterized protein LOC133925087 produces MDLNMTNLWFHEKEHIAASSLSQAEPAAINCRNEDLAVSAVNLGCLGSSETTHDSRKSFQHGDQNLAVPDDGCRLVLGLGPTPNLYSADTHSYGGNKAYESATLHTQHCATTDPGLMLGLSRCITRSLQPTTASGSEKYSHARKNGIVFPHIDEGLTSAKRNLDGYMLSLLFAPDDPCLNGTPPETDVQQHDGTGCNAEGDHDRSLNHHEAQLSPDLSITTDCSFAATSNIVVGTTSGEQRSHQRHPKKCRFNGCSKGARGASGLCISHGGGQRCQKPGCNKGAESRTTYCKAHGGGKRCQELGCTKSAEGKTEFCIAHGGGSRCGIQGCAKAARGKSGFCIKHGGGKRCKIEGCRRSAEGQPGLCISHGGGRRCQYPNCGNGAQGRTIFCKSHGGGKRCMIEGCTRGAEGSTQYCKGHGGGKRCLFEGGGVCPKSVHGGTSFCVGHGGGKRCTVPGCTKSARGRSDCCVKHGGGKRCKFHGCDKSAQGSTDFCKAHGGGKRCAWSTGCEKFARGRSGLCAAHATLMASNQDVESGQGRSMVGPGLFSGIVSASSAAGSSMDHAISSSGHGTWSDCVDSSGDTMLSGGKLLIPHQVLVPGSLKPSSSCRLAGNGCGEDGGSRSQSFGLVVPEGRVHGGGLMSMLGVGGNLDLVANPDGSKA; encoded by the coding sequence ATGGACCTCAATATGACAAATCTCTGGTTTCATGAGAAGGAACATATAGCTGCTTCTTCATTGTCCCAGGCTGAACCGGCTGCAATAAATTGCAGGAATGAAGACCTAGCTGTATCAGCAGTGAACTTGGGTTGCCTCGGGAGCTCAGAAACAACACACGATTCTAGAAAATCATTTCAGCATGGCGATCAAAATTTGGCTGTTCCTGATGATGGCTGCAGGCTTGTTCTTGGACTTGGGCCAACGCCAAATCTATATTCTGCTGATACTCACTCATATGGTGGAAACAAAGCTTATGAATCTGCAACTTTGCACACCCAACATTGTGCCACAACCGATCCTGGTTTAATGCTGGGTCTTTCAAGATGCATCACAAGAAGTTTACAACCCACAACAGCGAGTGGCAGTGAGAAGTATTCACATGCAAGAAAAAATGGTATCGTATTCCCACATATTGATGAGGGGTTAACTTCAGCCAAAAGGAATTTAGATGGTTATATGCTTTCGCTTCTGTTTGCGCCAGACGATCCTTGTCTTAATGGAACACCTCCAGAGACTGATGTACAACAGCACGATGGAACTGGATGTAATGCTGAAGGCGATCATGATAGATCACTTAATCATCACGAGGCTCAGCTTAGCCCTGATCTGTCCATAACAACTGATTGTTCTTTTGCTGCAACTTCTAATATAGTAGTCGGTACAACTAGTGGGGAGCAGAGAAGTCATCAGCGCCATCCAAAGAAGTGCAGGTTCAATGGATGTTCAAAAGGCGCAAGGGGTGCCTCAGGACTTTGCATTTCCCATGGCGGTGGTCAGAGGTGCCAAAAGCCTGGTTGCAATAAAGGCGCTGAGAGCCGAACAACATATTGCaaagctcatggaggaggaaaaCGGTGCCAAGAGTTAGGCTGCACCAAAAGCGCCGAAGGGAAGACAGAGTTCTGTATTGCTCATGGTGGCGGTAGCCGGTGCGGCATTCAGGGATGTGCGAAAGCAGCACGAGGGAAATCAGGATTCTGCATAAAACATGGCGGAGGGAAGAGGTGCAAGATAGAGGGCTGCAGGCGGAGCGCTGAAGGACAACCTGGGTTGTGCATCTCGCATGGAGGCGGTCGCCGGTGTCAGTACCCAAACTGTGGTAATGGTGCACAAGGAAGAACCATCTTTTGCAAGTCCCATGGTGGAGGCAAGAGGTGCATGATTGAAGGCTGTACCAGAGGCGCCGAGGGCAGCACGCAGTACTGCAAAGGGCATGGTGGCGGTAAGAGGTGCCTCTTTGAGGGAGGTGGGGTGTGCCCAAAGAGCGTTCACGGCGGAACTAGCTTTTGCGTCGGGCATGGAGGAGGCAAACGTTGCACTGTCCCGGGTTGCACCAAGAGTGCTCGTGGTCGCAGTGACTGCTGTGTGAAGCACGGTGGTGGCAAGCGATGCAAGTTCCATGGGTGCGACAAGAGTGCACAGGGGAGCACAGACTTCTGCAAGGCCCATGGTGGCGGGAAGCGATGCGCCTGGAGCACCGGCTGCGAGAAGTTTGCCCGGGGAAGGAGCGGTTTATGCGCTGCGCATGCAACCCTGATGGCTTCCAACCAAGATGTTGAGTCCGGACAGGGAAGAAGCATGGTCGGGCCTGGCCTCTTCAGCGGCATTGTCTCTGCTTCCTCGGCAGCGGGTAGCAGCATGGACCATGCCATCTCCTCTTCGGGTCATGGCACGTGGTCGGACTGCGTCGACTCGTCAGGAGACACCATGCTGAGCGGCGGCAAGCTATTGATACCTCATCAGGTGCTGGTCCCTGGCTCACTGAAGCCCTCTTCTTCGTGCCGCCTAGCTGGCAACGGTTGTGGGGAGGACGGAGGGAGCCGGAGCCAGAGCTTCGGGCTCGTCGTGCCCGAGGGAAGAGTGCATGGTGGAGGGCTGATGTCCATGCTTGGAGTTGGAGGCAACCTGGATCTGGTGGCCAATCCTGATGGTTCGAAAGCCTGA